In Bradyrhizobium erythrophlei, a single genomic region encodes these proteins:
- the polA gene encoding DNA polymerase I, translated as MPKSSPKAAAPKPVAAKALAKGDHVFLVDGSSYIFRAYHALPPLNRKSDGLQVNAVLGFCNMLWKLLRDMPPDNRPTHLAIVFDKSEITFRNKLYPDYKAHRPPAPDDLIPQFALIRDAVRAFDLPCLEQIGFEADDLIATYAREASEHGATTTIVSSDKDLMQLVNDKVTMFDTMKDRRIGVPEVIEKFGVPPEKVVEVQALAGDSTDNVPGVPGIGIKTAAQLIVEYGDLEALLKRAGEIKQPKRREALIENAEKARISRKLVLLDDKVKLDVPLNDLAVHEPDARKLIAFLKAMEFSTLTRRVGEYSQINPADVNADAGKESTFSPLPLAEKVDESGNAPKGAPTGDLFGGERPPAAKSGAGAPGKPGDRSDKASSLKGTPQALAAARAEEARNTPVDRKKYQTLRTVADLKAWIARAREVGQFAFETKAASEDPMQAELCGIALALGPNDAAYVPLGHKQAGDGSGLFAAGLAPDQIKAADALAALKPLLESAGFLKIGFNIKFGAVMLAQHGIALRNCDDAQLMSYALDAGRNSHGLDSLAQAWLGHTTVSYGDLTGSGKNKLSFDQVTVDKAAEYSAEDADVIVRLWRLFKPRLVAEHMNVVYETLERPLVSVLARMERRGISIDRQVLSRLSGDFAQTAARVEAEIQEIAGEPVNVGSPKQIGDILFGKMGIPGGTKTKTGAWSTSAQILDELAEQGHEFPKKILEWRQVSKLKSTYTDALPTYVHPDTHRVHTTYALAATTTGRLSSNEPNLQNIPVRTEDGRKIRRAFIASPGHKLVSADYSQIELRLLSEIADIPVLKQAFRDGLDIHAMTASEMFGVPVKDMPGEIRRRAKAINFGIIYGISAFGLANQLGIAREEASAYIKKYFERFPGIRAYMDATRDFCRAHGYVETLFGRKCHYPDIKASNASVRAFNERAAINARLQGTAADIIRRAMIRMEEVLAEKKLSAQMLLQVHDELIFEVPDDEVAATLPVVQKVMEDAPFPAVILSLPLHVDARAANNWDEAH; from the coding sequence ATGCCGAAATCCTCGCCAAAAGCCGCCGCCCCCAAACCCGTCGCCGCCAAAGCCCTCGCCAAGGGCGACCATGTGTTTCTGGTCGACGGTTCCTCCTATATTTTTCGCGCCTATCACGCGCTGCCGCCGCTGAACCGCAAATCCGACGGGCTGCAGGTCAACGCCGTGCTCGGCTTCTGCAACATGCTCTGGAAACTGTTGCGCGACATGCCGCCGGACAACCGGCCGACGCATCTGGCGATCGTGTTCGACAAGTCCGAGATCACTTTCCGCAACAAACTTTATCCTGACTACAAGGCGCATCGTCCGCCGGCGCCCGACGATCTCATTCCGCAATTCGCCCTGATCCGCGACGCGGTGCGCGCCTTCGATCTGCCCTGTCTCGAACAGATCGGCTTCGAGGCCGACGACCTGATCGCGACTTACGCGCGCGAAGCCAGCGAACACGGCGCCACGACGACGATCGTCTCGTCGGACAAGGACCTGATGCAACTCGTCAATGACAAGGTGACGATGTTCGACACCATGAAGGACCGCCGCATCGGCGTGCCCGAGGTGATCGAGAAGTTCGGCGTGCCACCGGAAAAAGTGGTCGAGGTTCAGGCGCTCGCCGGAGACTCCACCGACAACGTGCCGGGCGTGCCGGGGATCGGCATCAAGACCGCGGCGCAATTGATCGTGGAATATGGCGATCTCGAAGCACTGTTGAAGCGCGCCGGCGAGATCAAGCAGCCGAAGCGGCGTGAAGCCCTGATCGAGAATGCCGAGAAGGCGCGCATTTCGCGGAAACTCGTACTGCTCGACGACAAGGTGAAGCTCGACGTGCCGCTGAACGACCTGGCGGTGCACGAACCCGACGCGCGCAAGCTGATCGCCTTTCTCAAGGCGATGGAGTTTTCGACCCTCACCCGCCGTGTCGGTGAATATTCGCAGATCAATCCGGCGGACGTGAACGCCGATGCCGGAAAGGAAAGCACCTTTTCACCGCTGCCGCTGGCCGAGAAGGTCGATGAATCCGGCAACGCGCCCAAGGGCGCTCCGACCGGCGATTTGTTTGGCGGCGAGAGGCCGCCCGCCGCAAAAAGCGGAGCCGGCGCGCCGGGCAAGCCGGGCGATCGAAGCGACAAGGCTTCAAGCCTGAAAGGCACGCCTCAGGCGCTCGCCGCGGCCCGTGCCGAGGAAGCGCGCAACACGCCGGTCGACCGCAAAAAATACCAGACGCTTCGCACCGTGGCGGATCTAAAGGCCTGGATCGCGCGGGCGCGCGAGGTTGGTCAGTTCGCGTTCGAGACCAAGGCGGCTTCGGAAGACCCGATGCAGGCAGAGCTCTGCGGCATCGCGCTGGCGCTTGGCCCCAACGATGCCGCTTACGTTCCGCTCGGCCACAAGCAGGCCGGCGACGGCAGCGGCCTTTTCGCAGCCGGCCTTGCGCCGGACCAGATCAAGGCGGCGGACGCGCTCGCCGCGCTTAAGCCGCTCTTGGAATCCGCAGGCTTTCTCAAGATCGGCTTCAATATCAAATTCGGCGCCGTGATGCTGGCGCAGCATGGCATCGCATTGCGCAATTGCGACGACGCGCAGCTCATGAGCTATGCGCTCGATGCCGGCCGCAACTCGCACGGGCTCGATTCATTGGCGCAGGCCTGGCTCGGCCACACCACTGTGAGCTATGGCGATCTGACCGGCAGCGGTAAGAACAAGCTCTCTTTCGATCAGGTCACCGTCGACAAGGCAGCCGAGTATTCGGCCGAAGACGCCGACGTGATCGTCCGGCTCTGGCGGCTGTTCAAGCCGCGCCTCGTCGCCGAGCACATGAACGTGGTCTATGAGACGCTGGAGCGCCCGCTGGTTTCCGTGCTGGCACGGATGGAACGGCGCGGCATCTCGATCGATCGTCAGGTGCTGTCGCGGCTGTCAGGCGATTTCGCCCAGACCGCGGCGCGGGTCGAAGCCGAAATTCAGGAGATCGCCGGCGAGCCGGTCAATGTCGGCAGTCCGAAACAGATCGGCGACATTCTGTTCGGCAAGATGGGCATTCCCGGCGGCACCAAGACCAAGACCGGCGCGTGGTCGACCTCGGCGCAGATCCTCGACGAGCTCGCCGAACAGGGCCACGAATTTCCGAAGAAGATCCTGGAATGGCGGCAGGTCTCGAAACTGAAATCGACCTACACCGATGCGCTGCCGACCTATGTGCACCCGGACACCCATCGCGTGCACACGACCTACGCGCTGGCCGCAACGACCACGGGCCGGCTGTCGTCGAACGAGCCGAACTTGCAGAACATTCCGGTGCGCACCGAGGACGGACGAAAGATCCGCCGCGCGTTCATCGCCTCTCCCGGCCACAAGCTGGTATCGGCGGACTACTCTCAAATTGAACTGCGGCTGCTTTCAGAGATCGCGGACATTCCCGTGCTCAAGCAGGCGTTCCGCGACGGGCTCGACATTCACGCCATGACCGCGTCGGAAATGTTCGGCGTTCCGGTCAAGGACATGCCGGGCGAGATCAGGCGGCGCGCCAAGGCGATCAACTTCGGCATCATCTATGGCATCTCGGCGTTTGGGTTGGCCAACCAGCTCGGCATCGCCCGCGAGGAAGCCTCCGCCTATATCAAGAAATATTTCGAGCGCTTCCCGGGCATCCGCGCCTACATGGACGCGACACGCGACTTCTGCCGCGCCCATGGCTACGTCGAGACGCTGTTCGGCCGCAAATGTCACTACCCGGACATCAAGGCTTCCAACGCCTCGGTCCGCGCCTTCAACGAGCGCGCCGCCATCAATGCGCGGCTTCAGGGCACCGCGGCCGACATCATCCGCCGCGCCATGATCCGCATGGAAGAGGTACTCGCCGAGAAGAAGCTCTCGGCGCAAATGCTCTTACAGGTACACGACGAACTGATCTTCGAGGTGCCCGACGACGAAGTCGCCGCAACACTCCCGGTCGTTCAGAAGGTCATGGAAGACGCACCGTTCCCCGCCGTGATCCTGTCGCTGCCGCTCCATGTCGACGCCCGCGCCGCCAACAACTGGGACGAAGCGCACTAG
- a CDS encoding LysR family transcriptional regulator has translation MADWEDLHHFVTLAREGTLSAAARTLGVDHATVARRVAALEQSTGLKLVDRRSRATTLTDEGKRIAAVATPMEEAAFAVARTAQAAKPGVDGEVTISAPPNFASSVIAPQLTRLRSQHPGIHIKLIGEKRRVSLSRREADVALRLMRPVEAKLFVRKVGSFGFSLYGTAGYLEKTPPHALAFIGYDASLSESPQEVWLRTIVGEREVVLRTNDLEIQAQAARSGLGVAALPHYLGDGDPRLQRYAVTGKPVSRDVWLAVHRDLRQHPAVRAVMEFLVSCLKPQ, from the coding sequence ATGGCCGACTGGGAAGATCTCCACCATTTCGTGACGCTAGCGCGCGAGGGCACGCTGTCCGCGGCCGCCCGCACGCTCGGCGTCGACCATGCGACCGTGGCGCGGCGGGTGGCGGCGCTGGAGCAATCGACCGGGCTCAAACTGGTCGACCGGCGCTCGCGCGCCACGACACTGACCGATGAGGGGAAACGCATCGCCGCGGTCGCTACTCCGATGGAGGAGGCTGCATTCGCCGTGGCGCGCACGGCACAGGCTGCAAAGCCCGGCGTCGATGGCGAGGTGACGATCAGCGCACCGCCGAACTTTGCCAGTTCGGTGATCGCGCCGCAGCTAACGCGGTTGCGGTCGCAACACCCCGGCATTCACATCAAGCTCATCGGCGAGAAGCGCCGGGTTTCACTCAGTCGCCGGGAGGCGGATGTCGCATTGCGGCTGATGCGTCCCGTCGAAGCCAAATTGTTCGTTCGCAAGGTCGGCAGCTTCGGCTTCAGCCTCTATGGCACGGCCGGCTATCTGGAAAAGACCCCGCCACACGCGCTGGCCTTTATCGGCTACGACGCCTCGCTGTCAGAATCGCCTCAGGAGGTCTGGCTGCGTACGATCGTCGGCGAGCGCGAGGTCGTGCTGCGCACCAACGATCTGGAAATCCAGGCGCAGGCGGCACGCTCCGGCCTCGGCGTGGCTGCATTGCCGCATTATCTCGGCGACGGCGATCCGCGCTTGCAGCGTTATGCGGTGACCGGGAAGCCGGTCAGCCGCGACGTCTGGCTTGCGGTCCATCGCGACCTGCGCCAGCACCCGGCCGTGCGTGCCGTCATGGAATTTCTGGTGAGCTGCCTGAAACCGCAATGA
- a CDS encoding quinone oxidoreductase family protein, with product MTRVVRVKTPGGVEQFEIAEIELPPPAADEVRIRQTAIGVNFVDIYQRSGLYPMPPANIPGVEGVGVIAAIGANVTSVRPGDRVAYAGAPVGAYAAERNLPAWRVVRLPDALSDEAVASSFVKGITAHMLLDRVYPVVSGTTLLVHSAAGGIGQLLTRWATHRGATVIGTVSSEARAAIARQAGAAHIIVGRDADFAQAVADLTGKRGVDVAYDGVGGATLAKTLACVRPFGVVASTGQAAGPIPPVDVSDLGPRRSLSLARPSVMAYMNETDAYRAATEAVLEGIESGILGVAGRSYPLSEAARAHADLEGGTTSGALYLRP from the coding sequence ATGACCAGGGTCGTTCGCGTCAAGACACCGGGCGGAGTCGAGCAGTTCGAGATCGCCGAAATCGAATTGCCGCCGCCCGCCGCCGACGAGGTGCGTATCCGTCAGACCGCAATCGGCGTGAATTTCGTTGATATCTACCAGCGCTCGGGGCTCTATCCGATGCCGCCGGCCAATATTCCCGGTGTCGAGGGCGTCGGCGTCATCGCCGCGATAGGCGCCAACGTGACGTCGGTGCGGCCCGGCGACCGCGTCGCCTATGCGGGCGCGCCGGTGGGCGCCTATGCGGCGGAGCGAAACCTTCCGGCGTGGCGGGTGGTCAGGCTGCCGGACGCGCTTTCTGACGAAGCGGTCGCGTCGTCCTTCGTCAAGGGAATTACCGCGCACATGCTGCTCGATCGGGTCTACCCGGTCGTATCAGGTACAACTCTCCTGGTTCACAGCGCCGCCGGAGGCATTGGTCAGTTGTTGACGCGCTGGGCGACCCATCGCGGCGCGACCGTGATCGGGACCGTCAGCTCGGAAGCCAGGGCGGCGATCGCACGCCAGGCCGGCGCGGCGCACATCATTGTCGGGCGCGATGCGGATTTTGCGCAAGCCGTCGCTGACCTCACCGGCAAGCGCGGCGTCGACGTCGCCTATGACGGCGTTGGAGGGGCTACGCTCGCCAAGACACTCGCCTGCGTGCGGCCGTTCGGCGTGGTGGCGAGCACCGGCCAGGCGGCGGGGCCGATTCCGCCGGTCGACGTCAGTGATCTCGGACCGCGCCGCAGCCTGTCGCTCGCACGGCCGAGCGTCATGGCCTACATGAACGAGACGGACGCTTATCGTGCGGCCACTGAGGCGGTGCTTGAGGGAATCGAAAGCGGGATTCTTGGCGTTGCCGGCCGGTCCTATCCGCTCAGCGAAGCGGCGCGGGCGCATGCCGATCTGGAAGGCGGTACGACCTCGGGTGCGCTTTATCTCAGGCCGTAA
- a CDS encoding acyltransferase family protein, translated as MTSNGTSAVTVTSQASSTRVDWVDYAKGICIVMVVMMHSVLGVELAAGQTGFMHPLVAFARPFRMPDFFLISGLFLPLVIDRDWRTYLDRKVVHFAYFYVLWVTIQFGFKAPAFAAETSWAHAGYLYLESFIEPFGTLWFIYLLPVFFVVTKATRRLPPLLIWGLAALLEMTHYSTGWTAIDEFGARFVYFYTGYLFADRVFALSDRARARPSLALAALALWALINESLVQLGVSEWPLVSLSLGLAGACAIVVIGTLLAQMQWLKSLRFCGEHSIVIYLAFFLPMAATRTLLLRTGIIPDVGMMSLTVTLVGLFGALAIWRIALKVGANFLFERPDVFWIAPKKPSAALQAAE; from the coding sequence ATGACATCGAACGGCACATCTGCCGTTACCGTTACCAGCCAGGCCAGCTCCACCCGGGTCGACTGGGTCGACTACGCCAAGGGCATCTGCATCGTCATGGTTGTGATGATGCACTCGGTGCTGGGCGTGGAATTGGCTGCTGGCCAGACCGGCTTCATGCATCCGCTGGTTGCCTTCGCCAGGCCGTTCCGGATGCCGGACTTCTTCCTGATCTCCGGCCTGTTTCTGCCGCTGGTCATCGACCGCGACTGGCGCACCTATCTCGACCGGAAGGTGGTGCATTTCGCTTACTTTTACGTGCTCTGGGTGACCATCCAGTTCGGCTTCAAGGCACCCGCCTTCGCGGCCGAAACGAGCTGGGCCCATGCCGGATATCTTTATCTGGAATCCTTCATCGAGCCGTTCGGCACGCTGTGGTTCATCTATCTGCTGCCGGTGTTCTTCGTCGTCACGAAGGCGACGCGACGCCTGCCGCCGCTCCTGATCTGGGGCCTCGCCGCATTGCTGGAGATGACCCACTACTCGACCGGCTGGACCGCGATCGACGAGTTCGGCGCGCGTTTTGTCTATTTCTACACCGGCTATTTGTTCGCCGATCGCGTGTTCGCTCTCTCTGACCGGGCGCGGGCACGTCCGTCACTGGCGCTCGCCGCGCTCGCGCTCTGGGCGCTCATCAACGAAAGCCTCGTGCAGCTTGGCGTCAGCGAGTGGCCTCTGGTTTCGCTCTCGCTTGGGCTTGCCGGCGCATGCGCGATCGTCGTCATCGGCACGCTGCTGGCGCAGATGCAATGGCTGAAATCCCTGCGCTTCTGCGGCGAGCATTCGATCGTGATCTATCTCGCCTTCTTCCTGCCGATGGCAGCGACGCGGACGCTGCTCTTGCGCACCGGCATCATTCCCGATGTCGGCATGATGTCGCTGACGGTGACACTGGTCGGCCTGTTTGGCGCGCTGGCGATCTGGCGGATCGCACTCAAGGTCGGGGCGAACTTCCTGTTCGAACGCCCCGATGTCTTCTGGATTGCGCCCAAGAAACCAAGCGCGGCGCTTCAAGCGGCGGAATAG